Proteins from a genomic interval of Zingiber officinale cultivar Zhangliang chromosome 1B, Zo_v1.1, whole genome shotgun sequence:
- the LOC121973627 gene encoding uncharacterized protein LOC121973627 encodes MDASSKLARSLPELIAPCASTGAPPLFSHLLSPPASLPGIRRRFSRIDESCRRLSPSPSLLPCRWESPTSSTSPATRYYSRSIARSEHFVRCFRFLKVVVAAAIAGTIEQLSKPLASAISGKGIDLRTAVRSGGMPSAHSAAVTAAATLLGLDRGFSDSVFGMSVVFAALFMYDAQGARREVGIHAKILNKIQNSQAEPTSQNWEEDDCQSKRLRSSSMNCEQNSPVVSISSDKEDSYLFQRPAAITSSEVKISDCTKVDNTKEPIPMEQYNHRN; translated from the exons ATGGATGCCTCCTCGAAGCTCGCTCGCTCTCTCCCCGAGCTAATTGCACCATGCGCTTCCACTGGagctcctcctctcttctcccaTCTTCTCTCTCCTCCCGCTTCCCTCCCCGGAATCCGCCGCCGGTTCTCACGCATAGACGAGTCATGCAGGAGGCTGTCTCCTTCGCCGTCGCTTCTTCCCTGCCGCTGGGAGTCGCCGACCTCGTCGACCTCGCCCGCAACAAGGTACTACAGCAGATCAATAGCACGAAGTGAGCATTTTGTGCGCTGTTTCCGCTTCTTGAAGGTAGTAGTGGCGGCCGCGATCGCTGGTACCATCGAGCAGCTCTCCAAGCCGCTGGCCTCGGCGATTTCTGGGAAGGGCATCGACCTCCGGACGGCAGTCCGGTCGGGAGGCATGCCGTCTGCTCATTCCGCT GCTGTTACTGCTGCGGCTACTTTGCTTGGCCTAGATAG GGGATTCTCAGATTCGGTTTTCGGCATGTCTGTGGTATTTGCTGCTCTATTTATGTATGATGCTCAG GGTGCCCGGAGAGAGGTAGGCATTCATGCCAAAATCCTCAACAAGATCCAAAATTCCCAAGCAGAGCCAACATCTCAAAACTGGGAAGAAGATGACTGCCAGAGCAAAAGACTAAGAAGTTCCTCCATGAATTGTGAACAGAATTCTCCTGTCGTCTCCATTTCTTCTGACAAGGAAGACTCATACTTATTCCAAAGACCTGCTGCAATCACATCTAGTGAGGTGAAGATTTCAGATTGCACAAAAGTGGATAACACCAAAGAACCCATTCCCATGGAACAGTACAATCACAGGAATTGA